Proteins encoded by one window of Synechococcus sp. MVIR-18-1:
- a CDS encoding Crp/Fnr family transcriptional regulator: MQLFKSLGEEQLVQLLDRHRESSHQTDQLIVMEQDWGESLFLLRSGLAKVRSYTADGDEVVMSVLGEGDVFGEMAALDGASRSADVVALTSLRLVKLRAAPFSALLEKQPGFALALARLEASRLRDLNQRFALQSADATTRLLDALAYLARKSSTASDPQASIPVLAQREIALIAGLARETASRTLSKLRIRGIVAVAEDGSLAIADLDPLVRRGLLPAS; the protein is encoded by the coding sequence ATGCAGCTGTTTAAGTCTTTAGGTGAGGAGCAACTGGTGCAACTCCTTGATCGCCATCGTGAGTCATCTCATCAGACGGATCAGCTGATTGTGATGGAACAAGACTGGGGTGAGTCATTATTCTTGCTTCGTTCTGGGTTAGCCAAGGTTCGCAGTTACACCGCCGATGGTGATGAAGTGGTGATGTCAGTCCTAGGAGAAGGAGATGTTTTTGGAGAAATGGCGGCCCTCGATGGAGCCTCCCGTTCGGCGGATGTCGTTGCTCTCACGTCTCTCAGATTGGTGAAATTACGTGCGGCACCTTTTTCAGCGTTACTAGAAAAGCAACCAGGGTTTGCACTTGCTCTGGCCCGGTTGGAAGCATCAAGGCTTAGAGACCTCAATCAGCGTTTTGCCTTACAGAGCGCTGATGCCACCACGCGGTTATTAGATGCGCTGGCTTACTTAGCAAGAAAAAGTTCAACTGCGAGTGATCCGCAGGCTTCGATTCCTGTCCTGGCTCAACGGGAGATTGCCTTGATTGCTGGCCTCGCTCGAGAAACGGCCTCTCGCACGCTCAGTAAATTGCGCATTCGCGGAATTGTTGCTGTTGCGGAGGATGGATCACTGGCTATCGCTGATCTCGATCCGCTTGTCCGCCGAGGCTTGTTACCGGCATCCTGA
- the speA gene encoding biosynthetic arginine decarboxylase, with product MSVSMVLADSITWTGSDSAQLYGLERWGDPYFSINPRGHVSVQPRGDRGGSLDLMELVAGLQDRSLGLPLLIRFDDILEDRLERLHAAFERAITRYDYEGRYQGVFPVKCNQQRHVVEELVTCGRRWHFGLEAGSKAELLIALSLMDDPEALLICNGYKDQRYIETAILARRLGRRPVVVIEQPDEVQRIIDASQELGAAPLIGIRARLSSRSTGRWGSSVGDKAKFGLPAPEIIGAVEALRDANLLSELRLLHFHVGSQINDIAVVKDALQEAARLYVELHALGAPMGYLDVGGGLGIDYDGSRTATAASTNYSLQNYANDVVATVQEGCEPNKVPVPTLVSESGRAIASHFSVLVFNVLGSGGLQQPAPPVEQDEPLIVRNLRETLQGIEALPIDTPADPSRLQEAWNDALKFKEDALAAFRLGYLSLKERSMAEQLTWACARALLDRLHDVAKLPDDLKTLPAVLAETYYANLSIFRSAPDTWAIQQLFPLMPLHRLNEQPTRLGHFADLTCDSDGKLNRFIDDGNNKPLLELHPLKPNEPYLIGMFLGGAYQEVMGNLHNLFGSTDAAHIRLSPGGEYQVDHVVRGDTNAEVLEMMEHDPDQLLERLRIASEKAISSGQLRISEARRLMDHLESSLRQSTYLQS from the coding sequence ATGTCCGTTTCCATGGTGCTCGCCGACTCCATCACCTGGACGGGGAGCGATAGCGCCCAGCTTTATGGGCTGGAACGCTGGGGTGATCCTTACTTCTCGATCAACCCACGCGGGCATGTGAGCGTGCAACCACGCGGAGACCGTGGCGGAAGTCTTGACCTGATGGAGCTGGTGGCGGGCCTGCAGGACCGCAGCCTTGGGCTACCCCTGCTGATCCGCTTCGACGACATTCTTGAAGACAGGCTGGAACGCCTGCACGCAGCCTTCGAACGGGCGATTACTCGCTACGACTATGAGGGGCGCTACCAAGGCGTCTTCCCGGTGAAGTGCAACCAACAGCGCCACGTAGTAGAAGAGCTTGTGACCTGCGGGAGGCGCTGGCATTTCGGCTTAGAGGCAGGCAGCAAAGCCGAACTCCTGATCGCTCTCTCTTTGATGGATGACCCTGAAGCCCTGCTGATCTGCAACGGCTACAAAGATCAGCGCTACATCGAAACCGCAATCTTGGCCAGACGACTTGGCCGCAGGCCAGTTGTCGTGATCGAACAACCGGATGAAGTGCAGCGCATCATTGATGCCAGCCAGGAGCTCGGAGCTGCACCGCTCATTGGCATTCGCGCTCGGCTCTCCAGCCGAAGCACCGGACGTTGGGGTAGCTCCGTCGGAGACAAAGCGAAATTTGGGCTACCCGCACCTGAAATCATTGGCGCAGTTGAGGCCCTACGGGACGCCAACCTGCTCAGCGAGCTGCGCCTGCTTCATTTCCATGTAGGCAGCCAAATCAACGACATCGCCGTAGTGAAAGATGCATTGCAAGAGGCCGCGCGTTTGTATGTGGAACTGCACGCTCTTGGAGCCCCGATGGGCTACTTGGATGTAGGCGGCGGTCTCGGAATCGACTACGACGGCAGTCGCACCGCTACAGCGGCATCAACCAATTACTCCCTGCAGAACTACGCCAACGACGTTGTAGCCACCGTTCAAGAAGGGTGCGAACCCAACAAGGTTCCCGTACCAACACTCGTCAGCGAAAGCGGTCGAGCGATTGCAAGTCACTTCTCAGTGCTTGTGTTCAACGTGCTCGGGAGTGGTGGCCTGCAGCAACCTGCTCCACCGGTTGAACAGGATGAACCTCTGATCGTTCGCAATCTGCGCGAAACCCTTCAAGGCATTGAAGCCTTACCCATCGACACTCCTGCAGATCCATCACGCCTGCAAGAAGCCTGGAACGATGCACTCAAGTTCAAAGAAGACGCCTTAGCCGCATTCCGGCTCGGCTATCTGAGCTTGAAAGAGCGGAGCATGGCGGAGCAACTCACCTGGGCATGCGCCAGGGCCTTGCTCGATCGTCTACACGATGTAGCGAAACTGCCGGACGACCTCAAAACACTGCCGGCTGTTTTGGCAGAGACCTACTACGCCAACCTTTCGATCTTCCGCTCCGCTCCAGACACCTGGGCCATTCAGCAACTCTTTCCATTGATGCCGCTGCATCGTCTCAACGAACAACCCACACGTCTCGGCCATTTCGCCGATTTAACGTGCGACTCCGATGGCAAGTTGAATCGCTTCATCGACGACGGGAACAACAAACCCCTGCTCGAGCTTCATCCTCTCAAGCCGAATGAGCCCTATCTGATCGGGATGTTTCTCGGCGGTGCCTATCAAGAAGTGATGGGCAATCTGCATAACTTGTTTGGAAGCACCGATGCCGCTCACATCCGCTTATCCCCAGGAGGCGAATACCAAGTGGACCATGTTGTTCGTGGTGACACAAACGCAGAAGTACTGGAAATGATGGAACACGACCCAGATCAGCTACTGGAACGGTTGCGCATAGCCAGTGAGAAAGCCATCAGCAGCGGACAACTGCGTATCAGCGAAGCAAGACGATTAATGGATCACCTTGAAAGCAGCTTGCGCCAAAGCACCTATTTGCAAAGTTAA
- a CDS encoding cyclic nucleotide-binding domain-containing protein, translating into MLVTHLKELDAESLVYDSGDVVIEEHENANEILLVLSGELSVEISSQRELARIKPGEIVGEMGLFGNNRYCATVRVLSGPAEIIRVNSDALLRLALFDADLALEILALSSTRCKQGNQLNMLLLDSIQALNEGNESQLQKCLTQLETQAGGFQAAAQQLASINRRLIDPSATT; encoded by the coding sequence TTGCTGGTCACTCATCTCAAAGAACTGGATGCCGAATCTCTGGTTTACGACAGCGGAGATGTCGTGATTGAAGAGCACGAGAATGCAAACGAAATCCTGCTTGTGCTCAGCGGAGAGCTAAGCGTTGAGATCAGCTCTCAACGCGAATTAGCCCGGATCAAGCCAGGTGAAATTGTCGGAGAGATGGGTCTATTCGGCAACAATCGATATTGCGCAACGGTGCGAGTGCTCAGCGGCCCCGCAGAAATCATCCGTGTCAATTCCGATGCCTTGCTTCGCTTGGCCCTATTCGATGCAGACCTTGCCTTGGAGATCCTCGCGCTAAGCAGCACTCGCTGCAAACAAGGGAATCAACTGAACATGCTGCTACTGGACTCAATCCAGGCTCTCAACGAAGGCAACGAATCTCAACTCCAGAAATGCCTCACCCAACTAGAAACTCAAGCCGGTGGCTTTCAGGCCGCTGCTCAGCAGTTGGCAAGCATCAATAGGCGCCTGATCGATCCCAGCGCGACGACTTAA
- a CDS encoding DUF3307 domain-containing protein, with the protein MDSLNLLILLVLGHFVCDFVLQSDRMAVEKMPGRDSTLHWSWWLGSHAATHGLAVALLTDVPLLGMMETLLHAMIDGLKSRFGFTLALDQSLHVLCKLAWVLFLIRI; encoded by the coding sequence ATGGATTCACTCAATTTGCTGATTCTTTTGGTGCTGGGCCATTTCGTCTGTGATTTTGTGTTGCAGAGCGACCGCATGGCAGTGGAGAAAATGCCAGGTCGTGATTCCACTCTCCACTGGAGTTGGTGGCTGGGTTCTCATGCTGCGACCCATGGGCTTGCGGTTGCTCTCCTAACGGATGTCCCCTTGCTGGGAATGATGGAGACGCTGCTCCACGCCATGATTGATGGGTTAAAAAGTCGTTTTGGCTTCACACTCGCCTTGGACCAGAGCCTTCACGTGCTCTGCAAATTGGCGTGGGTTTTGTTTTTGATAAGGATTTGA
- a CDS encoding CHASE2 domain-containing protein gives MNKFGWLKSHSAILIFSGFIALAGSFGQQELRQGELWFADWAQEITGPRTVPKKLIIVAIDDFSLQQAANADLSDLNELQKLRQWPWPRSTHALVLSRLIAAGAKVIGFDLLFDTPSSHGKEDDATFAASLRRHADKVVLGVQTLNSQGPVAGLSLLDLTPSLRNAHPSIKRGLLNGRPDRDGVLRRTPGTTSMDLRQKLGPAVPPGMASALLNTPPETQNKGISLLAPYGPPRTIPTFSIWELLEPKAYAALKQSGTFQDAIVLIGPTAAVFQDLHRSVFSGAVGMPGVEIHATEVANRLEGRSLQFFPPIPGWNLILAALACGLGIALGGIERPLQRLSVAAIAAVGTLFVGVGLVTKAWLVLPIASIAVAILATGIISSADATVKLQWQRRRLRNTLGRYLSPAVAAEIADKPNNAEGLLQSRLVDVVVLMSDIRGFTAFTQSMTAKGEVHKLVDRLNAYFSEVVEAVHTEQGTVDKFIGDATLAVFGAPVQRSGAMNAEAGIKTAIAIQERLEGLNQAWISEGQEPWAQVIVLSYGWVVSGNIGSNSRMDYTVIGDAVNTASRLEQIAKQCKRTIVMSEAVAELIGDQWPLDDLGEFPIRGQKPQRVFALQTATAQ, from the coding sequence ATGAACAAATTTGGCTGGCTAAAAAGCCATAGCGCCATCCTGATCTTTAGCGGATTCATTGCGCTTGCAGGCTCATTCGGACAACAAGAGCTGCGCCAGGGAGAACTGTGGTTTGCCGACTGGGCCCAAGAAATCACCGGTCCAAGAACTGTGCCCAAAAAGCTGATCATCGTGGCAATTGATGATTTCAGCCTGCAACAGGCTGCCAACGCCGACCTCAGTGATCTCAATGAACTTCAAAAATTGCGTCAATGGCCATGGCCGCGTAGCACCCATGCACTGGTGCTGAGTCGCCTGATCGCAGCCGGAGCAAAGGTCATTGGTTTCGACTTGCTCTTTGATACCCCCAGCAGCCATGGCAAAGAAGACGATGCCACCTTCGCTGCCAGCCTTCGACGCCACGCCGACAAAGTGGTCTTAGGTGTGCAAACACTGAACAGTCAAGGGCCTGTTGCCGGGTTGTCCTTGCTAGATCTCACCCCTTCCCTAAGGAATGCTCACCCATCGATCAAACGCGGGCTTCTCAACGGCCGTCCAGATCGCGATGGCGTCCTTAGGAGAACGCCTGGAACCACGAGCATGGATTTGCGACAAAAGCTTGGTCCAGCAGTCCCACCCGGTATGGCATCAGCCCTTCTCAATACACCCCCAGAAACCCAAAACAAAGGGATTTCACTGCTAGCCCCTTATGGACCACCACGCACCATCCCTACCTTTTCAATCTGGGAACTGCTGGAACCCAAGGCATACGCCGCACTCAAGCAATCAGGAACGTTCCAAGACGCAATCGTTTTAATAGGCCCCACTGCAGCTGTGTTCCAAGACCTACATCGAAGCGTCTTCTCTGGCGCCGTGGGAATGCCGGGGGTCGAGATTCATGCCACTGAAGTAGCCAATCGACTTGAAGGTCGGAGCCTCCAATTCTTTCCACCCATCCCCGGTTGGAACTTGATCTTGGCCGCCCTCGCTTGTGGCCTGGGAATTGCCCTTGGTGGTATTGAACGCCCGCTACAAAGGCTGAGCGTTGCAGCTATTGCAGCAGTTGGAACCTTGTTCGTGGGGGTAGGACTCGTCACCAAAGCCTGGTTGGTCCTCCCTATCGCCAGCATCGCTGTGGCCATTCTCGCCACAGGCATCATCTCCAGCGCCGATGCCACTGTGAAGCTGCAATGGCAGCGCCGACGTCTACGCAACACCTTGGGGCGCTACCTGTCTCCCGCAGTTGCAGCAGAAATCGCAGACAAACCCAACAACGCCGAAGGTTTATTGCAAAGTCGGCTTGTGGATGTTGTCGTGCTGATGAGCGACATCCGTGGCTTCACAGCATTTACGCAATCCATGACCGCGAAAGGCGAAGTACACAAACTCGTGGACAGACTCAATGCCTATTTCAGTGAGGTTGTTGAAGCAGTCCATACGGAGCAAGGCACCGTCGATAAATTCATTGGCGATGCAACGCTCGCTGTTTTTGGAGCTCCCGTACAACGCAGTGGAGCCATGAATGCAGAAGCCGGAATAAAGACCGCCATTGCTATTCAAGAACGTCTCGAAGGTTTAAATCAGGCCTGGATTTCAGAGGGTCAAGAGCCCTGGGCCCAGGTGATCGTTCTTAGCTATGGATGGGTCGTCAGTGGCAACATCGGTAGCAACAGCCGAATGGATTACACGGTCATCGGTGATGCAGTGAATACAGCAAGCCGGCTCGAACAAATCGCGAAGCAATGCAAACGCACGATCGTGATGAGCGAAGCAGTGGCAGAACTGATCGGTGATCAATGGCCTCTTGATGATCTCGGTGAATTTCCGATCAGAGGCCAGAAACCACAACGGGTGTTCGCCCTACAAACCGCCACTGCGCAATAA